TGGAATATATGCGTCTAATACCGAGGCATTTACCCGCGATTATTTAACGACCGATGAAAATAACGCTTGATGAATATTTCTCACAATAGGCCCGCTCGTTCAGTTGCACTTCCTGGACTTTGTTCCTCTTCTTCTCGCTGCGTCTGATGTGCAGAATGTCACAAttgtatttctctttttaagtCGGCTtctctttgaaaattttagaataatttctGTTCCTCTCACAAAATCTATTACATTTAGTACCGAGTATCTCAAGCTTTAAATTGGGTTTTTTGTTAAGATAAAAgcttaaaattttctaaagaaGTGGCGTTTTATCATGTCAaaggatatataatttagtaatattttattattatttattaatttgtaacgtaaaaatttaatgcttcGACATATCTTTACGAAGACAAAACAGATCGAGTTTAGCATACAAGACTATATTGGTACGTCAACTATATTCTGCGCTACTTTGTTGAAGACTTTCATATAGATCTCTATTTGCGCGTTTGGCAGAGCTAGAGCGTACTAGAACATGCATACACGGATTTAAGTTTATCTGATGTAACACGCGTCTGTTTAGCGTAAACGGAAAATGAAAACCGCACAGTCATTATCCCTCATCTAGCGCATCAGCAAATGTGCAATGGGAACGAAAGATGGGAATATAAGCTGCGAGGAGAGTCAGCTGGTCCACACAGGTGCGAACCGTCATCGGGGGGGCTTCCACATATCTCGCGGCCTGCCGTTAATTATGCGAATTCACAACGCGTATCGCGACACGCGCAATATGCGCGGAGGACACGCGGGCTGTGTCTAGCGCGACGCCGGATATTCAATTAGCGGAAAGAGGTCTTACCTCCTTCCTTCGCCCGCCGTCACGTCGCCCCCATTGGGAAAGCGAGTCGTGCGGCACGACAGAAATTGTCCGGACCCGTTTAGGCGCTGAATAAAATTACCGCGCACATTGTTGCGTGCACAATGGGATATGATATTCAGCCGGCACGCTGGCAGTCTGGCAGTCCGTTTGCTACCGTCTCATCACCTACACCGCGCCGCGCTATCGATTTTCCAATTATCTCGCGACATTCCGTCGCGGCATTTTGTTCACGTATATCGGCACGTACGTGCTCGCGGCGATcagttatacatattttaacaatgtcAGCGAACGATCTATAGAAATATCTCGCGTGCTGTTATAGCTTTTAACGCGAATTGGCATGGGGCTCTAGGTAGACATCGcgtgcaaaaaagaaaaaaaataacgggTCATGAAGGACGCTGCTGTTATTTTTAACCCGCCGCTATATTTGCAGCGTGCACGCGGAATGACGCACGAATCTTGagttgatttttcaaaataaagatttttattagatCTTGTTTTTACATCGTATCGTTTACGATTCAGATATCATTGAGTCCACACCAAGTAGTAGAAAACTGTATTACCAATTACATGCTTCTCTCTGCAGTAAGATTCTATATGTatgaattctttttttcccctttttcgtATCAGGTACAATACAAGGCTGAACAAAATATGATCGTGCGATTTTGTTCGGATCAAAATCTTCTTCTCGATAACGgtattatcatttaaaaacGTAATTCTGCTCTTCGCTCGTGTAGTACCTCTTATACACAAGgtaatttataagatatatgcatatatatatatatatatatatatatatatatatatatatatatatttgtatgtgtgtgtatatgtcagtgtgtgtgtgtgtatgtgtgtctattacgcaaaatatattctaatttctgttgtgtttctatttatttttctctctctcgctctcgttataacaaaataaacttttctttaatatataatatttcagcTTGATACTGATATACAGCAAGTCAAacgttgtattttttaaaacattttttacgcGCACTGCAGCAGCGTACACAATTATCTATCGCTAGTCCGCGATTAGTTTAGTCGGGACAATTAAATTGCGTAAcgatatagatagatatacTCGAGATGGGAGACaagattaatacaaaaaacCGTCTCtcgatataaaacaatatgaaaataacgATAACAATAAGCCTTTAAGAAACGCTTTTAACTCCATTAAGACAATTAAGGCAAATAAGTTCAACATTAAAGTTCACATAACTCTTTCGTAAAAGACATCATCGCGTTTAATAATGGCGCATGCTTGACAATAATGTAACAAATGGTGGCTTATTAGATTATGCTCGACAGATCGTGTGGAAACGTCTAGGTATTAATTAACGCGTacttaaaattctttctttaaagcagaTCGTAATAACGCGTTGCGCATCGACGTCACCAGCTTCTCTAACTCCTCGACCTTCATCTTCAGTATCTTGTTGTCCCTCTCCAGATCGGTCGCCCTCTTGGTCATTTCTGATTCCTTGGCTTTCTTGTTCATTCGCGATCTTCGCGAAGCCTCGTTATTCTTCTCGCGGCATTCCCTATATTGGGAAAGGGCGACGTCGTCATCAGAATCACTCTCTTCGTAATACCTTTTCCTTCCGTTCTTATCCTTCGTCTTTGTACTGGTGACAGTGGTACTGGtgactctctctctttctttgctTTTAGTCGCCGCTATCCTCGTTCTCTCCGATCTTCGAGACGCTGCGGGAGTTTTTGCCGTGGATGACGTTATCGTCGATGTCGCGCGAGTTTCCATCCTTCGACGCGTCGAAGGTGGCGTCGGCTCGTTGATCTCCTCCGTCTTTACCTTCGTGGAGGTAAATGATAGTACCGGTGACGACGTTGCGAGTGATCTGACTTTCAACATCGCCGAGGAATCGGTAGACACATTGGCTGAACGCATTTCATCCTGtaacaaaaatcaattttgaaaatagatCGTATGGGTACTCAACGGTCGTGCGGTCAAATATTTCCGCTAAATCTGTCAACGTACCTCCCAAAGGTACGACAGTAAGTCGAAAGTATCCGATCCGGTTGTCTCGATCGTGCGTAGCTCATCCCACATTTCACGCTGATTCGTGATGGCGTTAAACGACGTCGGGGAAACGTAATCCAAATCATGACCTTCGGATTGGAGTGGCGCGCTAATATCTGCGTTTAGCTGCTTGCTCGACGAGTTGCTTTTAGAAGCTGTAGATTCAGGTGACATTAACCACGAGCTGGATGCGTTGTTCtcctcattattattattatttcctaaTCCATATTCGTTAACGAGTTCCGATGGAGATAGCAGCAAGTGACGATTATCACTTGACGCTTTGGTCGTCTTAACGGTATCCATTTTCAAATCTAACTTTTCATCATCAGTCGTTCTCGTCAAATCCTTTAACAATCCTCCCTCTTCCG
The window above is part of the Temnothorax longispinosus isolate EJ_2023e chromosome 8, Tlon_JGU_v1, whole genome shotgun sequence genome. Proteins encoded here:
- the LOC139818359 gene encoding uncharacterized protein, which codes for RHRRHSGRISRTTIEATTRRREYTAIRRSTHTSTVVHLILTHRPREGRASENSCTVRTQTDTFLDSFLLAVAPAQVEGTPIPIISGRASKIPPIYERPTTSNISVEEGGVLNVQKSWNRQQLPSSVTRGVRSRPLGDASTKVDTVPLLSPTMESELLKEPWVFPRTKANPTKKEDIAALSAWEEDFQDLSSWCMDTFQGQCDFHIGESTTFKLSGTKYEGNGVSIAEEGGLLKDLTRTTDDEKLDLKMDTVKTTKASSDNRHLLLSPSELVNEYGLGNNNNNEENNASSSWLMSPESTASKSNSSSKQLNADISAPLQSEGHDLDYVSPTSFNAITNQREMWDELRTIETTGSDTFDLLSYLWEDEMRSANVSTDSSAMLKVRSLATSSPVLSFTSTKVKTEEINEPTPPSTRRRMETRATSTITSSTAKTPAASRRSERTRIAATKSKERERVTSTTVTSTKTKDKNGRKRYYEESDSDDDVALSQYRECREKNNEASRRSRMNKKAKESEMTKRATDLERDNKILKMKVEELEKLVTSMRNALLRSALKKEF